The Mastacembelus armatus chromosome 24, fMasArm1.2, whole genome shotgun sequence sequence GCTTCAGCACCATCCGGGTGAACAGCTGTTCCGCCGCGGCTCTCGGGCTCCCTCTCCCTTCCGTCGGCGGACCTCGGGCTCTCCTTCACCCCGATGTTTCTGCTCCCTCCTGCCGAAACAGGAGATTTGGCTTTGCCTTGGTGTCTGGGAGCTCGCTTGGTTGCTCCTTCCTGGGCTCCAGCCGGCGAGGGAGCCCGgtgctgcctcctcctcctcctccctgcgCTATTGTCTGCTGAGGATGTTGATGAGGATGGAGGATCTGTAGCGCCACTGGCGGCCGGCTTCATTTTGCGCTCCGACTCCAAATCATATAGTTTCAAATGgagcaaaaaaatatttaaaaaaaatccgTGTAGAAGGTGCAAACGTTTAATCACGCAGCTCGGTTAAATTCAACTTATGTTCCACCTTTTACTTAAAACCTTCATTTGGAAGTAGATGCTCCCAGCAATCAAATCCACTAGATGGCGCTCACCTGCTCATCCTGATCCATCCCGACCCAACTTTCCAAGGGAGGTGCAGGTCCACTTGTTTAACCCGACATGGACTGTAGCCTACTGGACCCAAAGCCTATTGAATATTTCCAAAACGTACTATAAGCACATGCATATTCACAGGGAGCTCCGGAGAATGGGTGAATCCTTACCGCAGTAGACTGTGAGGAGCCGCTGACACAGGGAACCACCAGCTACTGCAGGGGCAGGGGCCACATGACGTCGGAGGTACGTCAAACGAGGAAGCGTCCTCTTCCTCCCCGACCCGCCATAGAATTAGTTCTGTGTTGCAAAAACCTGTTTAAAAACAGGCTTgatgactttctttttttttttagttgaggCTGATCATTGTTTATTTCCCTATTTTGAGACTTTTTAACCCATCCTAGGTTTAAGAATATATGTTTCACGTTGTGTCTTGTTTCTATTGCAATGatttaataaatatacacaatattgTTTACAAAAAAATCCAGTTACTGAAACTTTCAGTCACCTCCTTTGGCTGTCATTAGCATATGGagttgtcatggtaacagaGATGCGATTGAAAGTTTCAAAAGATGTTCACTTTTTTGTTAAGGTCTTATTTCCAAAGTTTGCAAGAGGTTTACAGTATAAGGATTGTaattcaaaatgtaaacagagaCCAATATTAGAAAACAAGTCCCTCCCATGTTCCACCTTATCTCTTCTGTCACTTCTTAAGCCTACTTTTGTATGTAATTAAGAATAGAATAGACTTCCATAGAACCTGCTTTTATTGTCTAAACAGGGTTAAAGGAAGCTGCAGTGCTCTTACAGTGAATAATATCCTTATTTCTTGACACTATTGAGTTTATAAGTAGGCTAAAGCATTCTGCAGACTATAGGTCTATCTCCCCTACATTTATCCAAGTCACATTCAGTGGTCCCTCTCCTCATGTACAGCTGACCTGCTTACATAACAGTCAGTAAATTCAAGACCAGTAGAGGGTGCTCCCCCCCACACAAAAACCATGTCGGCACCAGATCTGGAGTCAGTCTGTCCCACACTGATAGAGACCGTTGACTGGCTGGCACATAAAGTCAGCCCTGGAGTTTGACCCAACaacactgacatgcacacagTGCAGTCCCTGACTGGGTTGCCAAAGTTTTACTGTAGTAGTATCACAGTGATGTCAATCGgatactgtattttatatagGACATATAGCCTTCTGTCTTTCTAGTTGAGCAGCATATTCATTAAGGGAGAGCTACTGTGCTGGCGTCATAGACCTTCCGAATAAACAGATTTGAATACAACATTTTAAATCTAATTTCTAGCTGTCAAGTCAggattatattatttatttagtgctATCCTAATGTAGGCTAATATTTCCCTTAATAGTAATGACGTGTGTGGTCCATCATATGTCTTTGTTTAATACCTTATTATCATTTGAATGatgaataaatgtatatattgtatatgccAGCATGCAATGAAAGCAATGTATAATAATACCAAAATTATAAAATCCATAGATTGAAgatgtttttctgcagaatATACATTAAAACATGGAATTAACAGTCTGCATTGCACTTGTGCTAGTGTGCAAAATAGACCCAGTAATGTTCAATTACAAATGCAGGAAATGCAACTGAGCATTCAAACATACAAACCACTGGAAAGgtgaatgtaataaaaataaaaatgctttcagTTACTAAGAAGTTGGCTGTTATTTAGGCCAGTGGCTGCCACCCAGTCAGTTAAGCCAGGGCTCTGATAATTTTACTGCCCTGTCTACTAATTTGTTGATTTAATTTAGATCATTTATAACATACTAATTGTTTACAATTGTAAATTCCCATTAAACAgtgtaaaataacaataaattaatATAGTGCTTGCCAATTATTTTATCGCAGGTTCCTATCATGTGTTTTGAAGTTTGCTGGATTTATTGTCTTAATTGCACTGGCTGTGGATTAACAACTTAATGTGGTGTGAATACAGGTTAGGAGCTCTGGAGTTACAGtaaagctaaattaaactatAAAGCAGGAACAAAGCTACCAATCatgttatataaaaataacaccagGCTCACTTCAGGACTTGTAACTATCTATAATTTGACAGTTTACTATTGTATTTGCTATTTCAGAGTGACATGTGGTGCAGGTGCTGCTGACTGTGTTCAGTCCACTGGCCTTGGACTTTGATAGAATATCCAGATTATCAGTCTGCCTCTGGATATAGTGCCAGTAAAATGCTGACTGTTTCTCTTCTGTTAGGCTAACTGCTAATGAGATGAATGATTGGCAGGTCAGATTTGGATGAATTTAACCCCAGTACACTAACCTTTCACCCTCCAACATGCTGGTGCTTGTATGTAACTCTTAGCCTACATACACTAAATTTGTGCCAAAGGTAAAGAACCGATATGTTTGAGAACCACCAATGACTCTTACTTACATATTTTTAGTTGAGAATGTTGCATATGCATAGtattaaattttcattttaatctgtGCAAATAGCCCattgtatgtgtgcacataaaGCTGTGCATGCATGTTCTTGCAGCAGCAGAGATACAGGTTATAGTGACCTGTGCTAAATGCCTTTGAAAGAAAAGCCTCAGCCTTTCTGCAATCCTCTTAGTCCCTGGTTTAGATCCCTCTGTGTCCCCGGGAGGACAAATACACCTCCTCTCACTCATGTCTTTCAGTGTATCATTTACATCTACAACCTTAGACCTCCTTCCATGTCCACTCTGGTGCCATGAATGCAAAGAGGCAGGGGGTGGTGCACCAGGATATGATGAAAGAGTGCAAAGTAGTGCATGTACAGCAGGGTGTATGTAAGGTTGTGGGAAAAGTGGctaagcattaaaaaaaaaactgtgtgggTTAAGACAGAGCTAAGGGATCCTGAAACATGATGCATCAAGACTAACAGAATGGGTATAACCTGAGCCCCTTAGGAAACAGGAAAGGAATAATGGatgaataatttaataaatgCCATTAGTGTATCAACAATGTGGTAAAAGAGCAGTtggttttagtgtgtttgtcaCAGGCTAATGAACAAATGGATGGCaagcatgtaaaaaaaattcagCTGAACATGAGGGATAGTCCTGAAATGAACCAGGGTATTAAATTACACTGCTCTCAATAGCAGTTAGCTTAAACccttattttgttttccctccatCACATGGAAATACAAATATTGTATTGCCATTCACATTTATACTAAAACCAGCACCATATCAAAGTCACTTGTTAACTAATTTATAGTTTCAGATTTACAGCATTGACCCGATGACAGATTAGGAAAGGCTTCTCTTCCAGTGACCTGCTTTCCTGGGTAACTCATGGAGTGACGTAGAATGAAGCCCTTTTGGAGCTAAAGCCAATTTACCCCAAAAGATTAAGGCAGATCTGTCTGGACAAGCCAGAGACATAGGCTACTTCCGCCTCTTTCGCACATATGTTTTAGTCCTTTCCATTCATCCTGCAGGCCAGGAAATGAAAGAGGGACGAAGGAAATACAGGAGTGTAGCTGATTTGCACTTGATTTTGGAATTACATGTGCATGTTCACACCAAAACcagcacaaagaaacacaagcatTAACTATGGGGTGCTGACATTGTCTTTATTTCAGTTATGGTGTAGCCAGAAGCTCTGTCACGTTCATTTTAATAAGACAATGAAATGACCATTAGTTTTCTTAAAAAAGGCTCTTTTTCAGGATGAGTTTCCCTTCAGTCCTACATGGCAGTGAGACAATATTAAGCTGATCTTTAATCTCTTATTTTTGCACCTCAGCTACATCGCACAGCAAGATAAATAACTCATGAGGACCCACTGAAAATATTACAACAAAGATTACCCACAATTCTGcataaacactaaaataaactacagtgatttcaagcagtttttatttcacagttaaCAAAGAAAATAGCATGCCACTCTGTAATTGCAGCAGTTTGAGACAGCAGAGACATATAACGTCCATGACATGTTAGATTGCAGGTGAATGACAAGCAGGTAAATACAGATGGCAGATGTGAGAACTTcatattgtgatttttttcatttgcagctTAATTATTCGTAAACAAATATTTCTCCCCAGTACAGAGAAAAAACCTATGGTATAActgcatgttgttttgttgttaaattCATTAAAACTCCTTTAGAGCACTAGAAAATAAATTAGCATATTAAAGACTATTTAAGCTTTTCGTTGAAATAATACTGGAATCAAGAATACAAAAATTGGAGGTGAATTTTGGTTAAGTTGTAATATTTTGGTCCAAAACACAGCTGGACAGACGAGGATGGAGCCTACTATACATGATCAGCATTTTGCTTTTCTGGATTAAAAGGAGACAATCACCACCTCTCGCTTCCTCTCATGACCATATTCACACACATTGCTACCCTTTCATCTTCTCAAGTCACAAATCtaaattttttgtttattcttccCCTCCCCTCACCTACTTCTCTGGCCCTTAAAACATCTGCCCTCTTTCCATTTAACAGCAAGCGAGCCCCTTGTCTTTCCTTACTCCCTTTTTGGTCTTCCTTTCTTTTGCCTCTTCTCGGTATCCTCCACTTCGTCCACTTTGCTATGACCATTAGCTACCACAGAGGTGCCGTTGGCAATGGGCTTACCTCCCTTCTGTGAGGGTTTGCATCGGTAAGCATGGTAGTAGAAGTTggcaaagaggaagaggaaggagacagTGTAGCCAATGAGAGACCAGTGCATCCAGTTGGGGAATGGACAGCCTGTGTAAAGAGATTGGGTGGCGTGGCTGGCGGTCACAAGGAACTGGATCTGTTGAGCATACAAATTGCATAGTgttatgtaatttaaaaaaaaaaaccagactGAAAGATAAAAGTGAGTGTTGACTGAATATAAAAGTGAGTGCCCCGATCCTACGGAATTTAACAAATTAAACAAGCTCTTCTGCTCTCacaaagctgttttgtttttgtgaaaccATCAATTATCATGTAACTGTAAGAATAAGACTGATATAATGTTAAAAGTAATCAGCAACAAACTAATAACTAACACAGACCTTGAATAAATTTCAGAATCTCTATAAAAAGGGTAAAATTTtcatgttgaaatgttttctataaTTATGTCCATGTTTGTAGTCAGACTATGTATTAAACTACCTTGTGGACTTGATTattatgttttgattttcaaTGTGACATGCTAAAAAGTTGTATCATAGCAAATAGGACACATAATTACAATTTATAGctatgatacaaaaaaaaatatatatataaatgatattTACCATCTGAAAAATAGTGAGGTATTTCTTCCACCAGAGGTACTTATGCATGAATGGACCAAATGCTGCCAGGCCATAGTAGGTGTACATGACGACATGGACCCAAGCATTGATGGATGCACCTAAGAAAGCTGAGGGCAGAATAAAAAGTAGATTTTGAGTCTGGTGTGATAATAGTCATGGTACTGACAAAAGATTATCATACAGCTTGATACCAGTgctgttaaatataaaaatttagAATCCATGGTGCTCTGTCTGTAAACCTATTATTTTACCTCAACTTCTACTAACCTTGTCCACCAGGGACCCATTTGACTCCAATCCACCAGAGGATAAACATGGTGCAGTGATGGTAGACATGGAGGAAGCTGACCTGGTTAAACTTCTTCCTcaggataaaaaaaactgtgtccAGGTATTCCACTCCTTTGGAGATGTAGTAAAACCAAAGAGCGGATGCTAtctaaagacagaaaacaaggtAGACTGAATTACCAAAGCTAGTATGGTGGATCTTATAATCACTATGTATAATAACATCTTACTCCTGCAACTCCTGCAATAAGATTTAGGTTCTACTAATTTCTTTCCGGCCTCCGTCTGAAGCCAGTGCTGTGAATATTATCATATATTCTGAGTAAATGATagaatatacaaaatattttttctgtcatgaGTGATAATTTATAATCATATCTATATTGCTCTCAGAAAAATTAAGCAATTTTTTTGGCCTAAAATCCATATTTCCTTTGCAGTTAACTGTTGAGAAATCTTATATCTAAAAGGATTGGATTCAGTGTAAGACATCCCAGTGGATCGACACATATTACAAGTCACTCTCACTGTTTTTGTAGTGAAGTCTGCTATACTCCTCCCTCctgatacacacatgcatagttCATGAAGTTGCTCTCTAAGCCATGGTGCTGTGGCATCATGCCATCATCAAAGAACAAGGCCTGAAGGTGGAGACTGGGATGGAGTGTCATGGTGGTGAGACCAATTAGTCCTGCCCCTCTGTACACAGGCCACACCCTCTTTGTCCTCAAATCACTATAGAGATACAAAGTTTtatctctctgttttctttcctccttttacTCCCAGTAGACCTGGAGAACCTCCCTGCAAGTGTAACATTAATGCTATATTCCCACACGATGTACTTTTGTGCGGGAATGTGTGTGTACGTTGGCATGTATGATGCATATATTTGTTAGGTGATGTGTGTGGAGCTTACCCTGACTTCATTGACATCATTAGAGTAGTTGACAGGCTGACAGAGATAGCTGTACCCGGCTCGTGTAGTGCCTAGTAGGAGCTGATTAATCGAAAGAAACCATAGTCAGACATAGCTGAAGAGATCATAAAAGTTACTACAGTGAACACATGTAATCTCTGTCAACTCACTTATTTTTTTACTctattttttactcttttactcTCTACACATAATTGtattctctctttttattaAGCTGTAGTCACAATGGGCACTAACACTGGTGAATATGATGTCTAAGTGTAACTTTCTCTCCATCATTATAGTATTTTCTGAAACAAGTGTGCGAAACGGTATGTGGATTATTAACGGGGTAGCATGGTGAAAACTCAATAGGTGTGGCAGTAAATTTGACATCCCTTTGTGGGGAAAGAGGTGTTATTTCAGTACATTATGGCAGAGAAGCTGGAGTTTAGAGTCAAGTGTTTATTCAGTGTACTATATATGGGTAATCTTATTGATGTGTAgtgcacattttcattttattaaaccAATAGGACCTGTTAACTCACATGCTAGACCTCAGAATCTCTTTACTGCTCATTGTTAGTACATTTACCTAGTATCATTTTTATAATATTGCATGtagttttaaattttacatttattttacattgaaTATCAATATTTGAGTACGAAGCCaagatttaaagtttaaatcatttaaaagttgGTTGTACTGCTGATGGAAAAACTTGTGATCTAAATCTTGTGAGGTAATTGCCAAATCATCCCTTTATTGTACTAACAAAAAAAGATATGTGATTATATGTGTGACCACTCATGCATCTAGGTGCACATATATTGCACATATATACAGTCATCTACAGTACACAGGCGGAGTCCACAATTGCACTGACCTCTTTGCCGATGTAGAAGTTGAGGACCACCATGCCAAAGTTGTAGATTATCAGGGTCCTCCTAAATGTGTATGGCTGCCGGTCCTTCATGTACCTAGGCCCCACCCACAGGAAGAGCAGGTAGAGGCAGCTCAGTGCCAGAGTGGGAAAGGGAGATGACATCATCGGCCAGTTCTCCACCCTCTTGTCTGGTGGAAAACAGTTTACTGTCACACAAGTGCATCAAGTAGGTCGTATTACGTTAAAGGAAAAACACTGTGCTTCTGAAATATACGTTTTGCAGCTCTTActcttttgtttctgctgatgtTGCTGATATAGGTAATTATGACTATTTACTGACTGGTCATATTGCAAATTTATTTGGACTATATTATCTGAACCATATGTTTGGaggggaaaacaaaatgaaagttAGATTGTGCAGCCTAGTAATGGATGCTTCCTGGTCCATCTCTGACCTACCAGACTTTACAATGTAGTTATTTTGCAATGCTCTCACATTATTTTGCAATGCAATAAATGATCAGGATGTATTGGTAGGGGGCGCTGACTTGTCACTTCTAGAAAGATCAAATAGTAAAACTAAAAGTTTTATTAATCTGTCCTATCTCTTCTTTTCTGTGCACTTGGATAGAGAAAATTCGCCTAATATTGCAATGGACATTGAATCATTTGTCAGTAATCATATACAACTACTTTGTTTATGCAACATATGTAAAgagatattattttattgagtGAGTTATAAACAAGTAATTGTAAAGCTCTTACCTGCTATTGTAAGGCTCCATTTGTAAAATTCTACAGtgtcattcacaaaatgtgttaCAACCTCCATGGCTCTGCCCTTGGTCTTGATTGTACTGTGgtagggagagggagagagagagagttaaagTCAGCAAGAGCCACCCAAATTGAATTACAGGCCACACGTATCCTATCAATGTAACTAGTAGCATGAGGAGCTACACTGTGTAATCTTATAGTGCTCTTAGTAGCATGTGTGTCACTCTAGGAATACGCTTCAAAACTACTAAAATGATCTCTGCTTGTATTTGGTTGACGTGAACATATTTATTAGGCCAGTGAGGTCTGGACTGCACCCTATTAAATCGACTTCTCAAGGTCTTACAAGCTAACAGGACCTTAAAATGTGTCACAAGTGAGAGCTTAGATTATTCCATCTCCTAATAAATGCTAAAGTACAGAATCATTCAGATCATAATAAATGCAGGAATAATGCTCTTGTATTACAAAATTACTGTGAATACTAGAATTCTCTTCATTTGCTGTTATTTGAAACATTATGCGAACATAAACCTCCATGAGATGATAATGCACTTTCCATGGATCCTTATGGCTGCTCCTCGGTAACAATTTGAGATTCTATTTGTGCTGGAGAATATTGGATACTTCCCTTTGgtctatttttgtttcttttccctctcacagatggagagaagatACTCCTTAAATACATTATCTCACAGggcaaatattttcataaaacatcaaactaaaaGTTGCTACTAAATATATTGCTAAAAAGAGAAACGTGCCAATCATCGACCCTAATTAAGTCACACTGCATAACAAACAGTCTTATCCACTTCAGAGCTGAGAACAGGTGTCTCCATATTAATCTATAATTAATCAAATGCATTAGATGTCTTTctctttaaataattaattgctCAGTATAGTAACTACCGTCCATCCGAGTGTTCATTGACTGTAAATTGATGAGTAATTCAGAACAATCTTACATATGAGTCTGCAAAGTGGACAAAGTTTGCATGGCTTCAGATAATAACGTAGCCACTCTGGGTTTAGTTTAGGTTTACTGGGCAGCAGAGGGCAATGAGATAGAGAGGGTTAGCCGGGTTTGTGCGCACACAAAAAGACAGGGGCGCATGTGTCAGCAGGTTTTGCTCGGACCGCTCAAGAGGCTTAAATTCAATTGATCAACGAGCTTAAATGTAGGCCTAAGTACAAATGGCCAAAGACCCACAAGTCTGTTTGATGGTTATCTGCATAAATGTTTtatggcataaaaaaaaagaaaaaaaaagaaaaaaaaagtattgttCGTTGAAAATACAACCCACATATTACAAGAATAACAGTGTTACGTTTGCATTaacaatacaacaataaaaatatgctGCAGATAGCACGATCTATTTCAAAATAGGTCTAGCTCCCCCACAACCAATAAAATCTGTTACACTTGTTTGCATGTTGGGGATTTCAGGTTAATTCAAATTTGAGCTTTGCCCAGGCTTAACAGGTGGATGTGTTGCTGAAAGCGGATGAAGACGGGAATAGGATTATCTGGCACactataacaaaaataaaaacaaaatagtttattgaaaaaaaaaagggctggGCTCTTT is a genomic window containing:
- the LOC113137603 gene encoding elongation of very long chain fatty acids protein 4-like isoform X2, encoding MEVVTHFVNDTVEFYKWSLTIADKRVENWPMMSSPFPTLALSCLYLLFLWVGPRYMKDRQPYTFRRTLIIYNFGMVVLNFYIGKEIASALWFYYISKGVEYLDTVFFILRKKFNQVSFLHVYHHCTMFILWWIGVKWVPGGQAFLGASINAWVHVVMYTYYGLAAFGPFMHKYLWWKKYLTIFQMIQFLVTASHATQSLYTGCPFPNWMHWSLIGYTVSFLFLFANFYYHAYRCKPSQKGGKPIANGTSVVANGHSKVDEVEDTEKRQKKGRPKRE
- the LOC113137603 gene encoding elongation of very long chain fatty acids protein 4-like isoform X1, translating into MEVVTHFVNDTVEFYKWSLTIADKRVENWPMMSSPFPTLALSCLYLLFLWVGPRYMKDRQPYTFRRTLIIYNFGMVVLNFYIGKELLLGTTRAGYSYLCQPVNYSNDVNEVRIASALWFYYISKGVEYLDTVFFILRKKFNQVSFLHVYHHCTMFILWWIGVKWVPGGQAFLGASINAWVHVVMYTYYGLAAFGPFMHKYLWWKKYLTIFQMIQFLVTASHATQSLYTGCPFPNWMHWSLIGYTVSFLFLFANFYYHAYRCKPSQKGGKPIANGTSVVANGHSKVDEVEDTEKRQKKGRPKRE